The Flavobacterium sp. 1 genome contains the following window.
AGGAATTCATAATTCATTTTTTTACTCTGCGTTAATCCATAACACACTTCGATATTTCGTTTCATCGCATAAAAATGAAATGAAACAAAACGCCGTTGTATGTCCCGAAAATAACGGGACTGAATTAACTTAGCTTTCAGATTTGGGGATCTTAAAAAACTATTTAATTATAATTGTTCTTTTATTATTTTTTTAAACTGCGTTAAATACTATAACGTATTTTACATCAAAATTGTATTTTAAAAATCAGCGTCGAAGCTTATTTTTTGGGAATCACCGCCTTCAGTAACTTTAACGCCTGATTTTTGATATTCAGCAACTTTTTTCTCGAAGAAATTAGTTTTCCCTTGTAGTGAAATCATATCCATAAAATCGAATGGATTAGAAACATTGTATTCTCTGTCACAACCCAACTCTACCAATAGCCTGTCGGCTACAAATTCCAGATATTGAGTCATTAAACCAGCATTCATCCCGATTAAGCTCACAGGAAGCGATTCGGTAATAAATTCTCTTTCTATATTCAAAGCATCAACGATAATACTTCTAATTCTTTCTTTTGGCACTTTATTTACCAAATGGTGGTTATGCAAATGAACTGCAAAATCACAGTGAACACCTTCGTCACGGGAAATCAGCTCATTTGAAAAGGTCAAACCTGGCATTAATCCCCGTTTTTTCAACCAATAAATAGAACAAAATGCTCCTGAAAAGAAAATCCCTTCTACTGCTGCAAAAGCAATCAGCCTTTCGGCAAAAGAATCCGATTCAATCCATTTTAATGCCCAGTCTGCTTTTTTTCTGATAGCAGGAAAAACATCCAAAGCATTGAATAAATCCGATTTTTCGGTTTCGTCTTTTACATAGGTGTCAATCAAAAGAGAATACGTTTCACTATGGATATTTTCCATCATGATCTGGAAACCATAGAAAAATTTAGCTTCAGCATATTGCACTTCATTCACAAAATTCTCAGCAAGATTTTCATTAACAATTCCGTCTGAGGCTGCAAAAAAAGCTAAAATGTGTTTTATAAAATAACGTTCATCATCATTTAACTTATTATTCCAATCATTTAAATCCTGTGACAAATCAATCTCTTCAGCAGTCCAAAAACTAGCTTCCATCATTTTGTATCTTTCCCAAATATCATGATGCTTAATTGGAAAAATTACGAAACGATTTTTATTTTCTTGTAAAATTGGTTCTATTTTAGACATTGGATTATGTTGTTTATTTTGATTTTTTTTTATGAAAATGAATACGAAAACCGAATTACAAAGATTGTGAAATAATGCGGTTATTAAAAGTCAAACTTATTCACAATAGCTCATAGTTTTTAACAAAAAATACAAATGGGAATACTTTTCATACAAATTATATTTATTTGATTTTCAATAATTTACACCTAATAAAACGATGCAAACTCCCATAAAATAACGAATTTAAAAGAAAAAAATAAGAATTTCAGAGTTGGTTTCTACAAACCTTTTTTTAAGTCTTCGGCAACTTTTTCAAGTTCCAAATACCAGTCGTTTCCAAAGCGGCGTACAAGGGCTTCTTTGACAAATTTATACACTGGAACTTCGAGTTCCTGTCCTAAAGAACAGGCTGCGTCACAAATATCCCATTTGTCATAATTAACAGCTGCAAACTCGGTGAAATCTTTAACTCGTATAGGATACAAATGACAGGAAACCGGTTTTTTCCAGTCAATTATTCCTTGATTGTAAGCTTGTTCTATTCCGCAAAGTGCAGTTTTCCCGTCAAAAATGACATAAGCACAATCTTTATTGTCAATCAGCGGTGTTTCCAGATCGCCATCTGTTCCATTTACCCAGGTACCCTGAGCTTCAATCGCCTCAATTCCCTGTTTTCTTAAAAATGGTTTCACCTTTGGATATATTTCCTCCAATATTTTTGTTTCTGCCAAACTTAATGGAGCACCCGCATCGCCATCGACACAGCAAGCCCCTTTGCAGGCTGACAAATTACAAACAAATTCTTTTTCGAGTATATCCTCCGAGACGATGGTTTTTCCTAGCTGAAACATTTTGCAAAGGTAACCAAAGATTCAGGAAATAAAAATCCACTTTTAAACTTACACATCAAATTAACACATTGCAACTATTTTACTTACATAAATCATTAGCCTTTTTTATTTTCAGCCTCAACAACCTATTAATTATCTGTTCATTAATATAAAAAACAAATTATTTGACTCCATTATCAATTAACACTAGAATTCCTGTAATGAAAAAATATACGTATTTTTGAAACCTTAATGCTCCCAAGCAATTATTCATTAAAATTAATATTTATGATGGA
Protein-coding sequences here:
- a CDS encoding ribonucleotide-diphosphate reductase subunit beta; this translates as MSKIEPILQENKNRFVIFPIKHHDIWERYKMMEASFWTAEEIDLSQDLNDWNNKLNDDERYFIKHILAFFAASDGIVNENLAENFVNEVQYAEAKFFYGFQIMMENIHSETYSLLIDTYVKDETEKSDLFNALDVFPAIRKKADWALKWIESDSFAERLIAFAAVEGIFFSGAFCSIYWLKKRGLMPGLTFSNELISRDEGVHCDFAVHLHNHHLVNKVPKERIRSIIVDALNIEREFITESLPVSLIGMNAGLMTQYLEFVADRLLVELGCDREYNVSNPFDFMDMISLQGKTNFFEKKVAEYQKSGVKVTEGGDSQKISFDADF
- a CDS encoding DUF3109 family protein; amino-acid sequence: MFQLGKTIVSEDILEKEFVCNLSACKGACCVDGDAGAPLSLAETKILEEIYPKVKPFLRKQGIEAIEAQGTWVNGTDGDLETPLIDNKDCAYVIFDGKTALCGIEQAYNQGIIDWKKPVSCHLYPIRVKDFTEFAAVNYDKWDICDAACSLGQELEVPVYKFVKEALVRRFGNDWYLELEKVAEDLKKGL